The Litorilinea aerophila genome window below encodes:
- a CDS encoding ribonuclease J: MAKRDKSRQGSKDDVLLRVIPLGGLGEIGKNMLVLESGENIIIIDAGLMFPTTEMHGIDIVIPDAQYVYERLDWVRGIFLTHGHEDHIGGLAYLMEQGLDAPIYATSLTRGLLEVKLREHKLLADAELHTITEDDKVEAGPFTVEFFHVCHSFPDSVGISVQTPIGRVIHTSDYRFDPTPVDDKPTEEDKLRRWGDEGVALLLADSTNVEKEGSTPSERTVETMLERVMSQAPGRVLLATFASNLGRVQQIINVARRHGRRVGVVGRSMVNNVKIAIQLGYLDIKQEELLTTAEMESLPAHEVVIVATGSQGEPTSAMVRMSLGDHRQITLREGDTVVLSAMPIPGNEELFNRTVDNLFRQGVDVLYHELGNVHVSGHGGRDDYERMLRLTRPKFMIPVHGEYRHLVLHGRLAQQVGLPKSNVFVVEDGQVVEFGRFNGSEEIQGRLGERLSAGHVFVDGLGIGDVGNVVLRDRRHLSQNGFIVCILALDEYDGEILYGPEIISRGFVYMRENEDLIKRAQEVVLKVIKKRAPQQVLEEKIKEALANFTYREMGRRPMVLPLVMEV, from the coding sequence ATGGCAAAGAGAGACAAATCTCGACAAGGCAGCAAGGACGACGTTCTCCTGCGGGTCATCCCCCTGGGCGGCCTTGGTGAGATCGGCAAGAACATGCTGGTATTGGAATCCGGCGAAAATATCATCATCATCGACGCGGGGCTCATGTTCCCCACCACCGAGATGCACGGTATCGACATCGTCATCCCCGATGCCCAGTATGTCTACGAGCGGCTGGACTGGGTGCGGGGCATCTTCCTGACCCACGGCCACGAAGACCACATCGGTGGCCTGGCCTACCTGATGGAGCAAGGCCTGGATGCCCCCATCTACGCCACCTCCCTCACCCGGGGCCTGCTGGAGGTGAAGCTGCGGGAACACAAGCTGTTGGCCGATGCAGAGCTTCACACCATCACCGAGGACGACAAGGTGGAGGCCGGACCCTTCACGGTGGAATTTTTCCACGTCTGCCACAGCTTCCCCGACAGCGTGGGCATCTCCGTGCAGACGCCCATCGGTCGGGTGATCCACACCAGTGACTACCGCTTTGATCCCACGCCGGTGGACGACAAGCCCACCGAAGAAGACAAGCTGCGGCGCTGGGGCGATGAGGGCGTGGCCCTCCTCCTGGCCGACAGCACCAACGTGGAGAAGGAGGGGAGCACCCCCAGCGAGCGCACGGTGGAAACCATGCTGGAGCGGGTCATGAGCCAGGCGCCGGGTCGGGTCCTGCTGGCCACCTTCGCCAGCAACCTGGGCCGGGTCCAGCAGATCATCAACGTGGCCCGACGCCACGGACGGCGGGTCGGCGTGGTGGGCCGTTCCATGGTCAACAACGTCAAGATCGCCATCCAGCTGGGCTACCTGGACATCAAGCAGGAGGAGCTGCTCACCACGGCGGAGATGGAGTCCCTCCCCGCCCATGAGGTGGTCATCGTGGCCACCGGCAGCCAGGGCGAGCCCACCAGCGCCATGGTGCGCATGAGCCTGGGCGATCACCGCCAGATCACCCTGCGGGAGGGGGATACGGTGGTCCTGAGCGCCATGCCCATCCCCGGGAATGAGGAGCTCTTCAACCGCACGGTGGACAACCTCTTCCGCCAGGGCGTGGATGTCCTCTACCACGAGCTGGGGAACGTCCACGTCAGTGGCCACGGTGGTCGGGACGACTACGAGCGGATGCTGCGGCTGACCCGGCCCAAGTTCATGATCCCGGTCCACGGCGAGTATCGTCATCTGGTCCTCCATGGCCGGCTGGCCCAGCAGGTGGGCCTCCCCAAGTCCAACGTCTTCGTGGTGGAGGACGGGCAGGTGGTGGAATTCGGCCGCTTCAACGGCAGCGAGGAGATCCAGGGACGCCTGGGTGAACGGCTCTCCGCCGGCCACGTCTTTGTGGACGGCCTGGGGATCGGCGACGTGGGCAACGTGGTCTTGCGGGACCGGCGCCACCTGAGCCAGAACGGCTTCATTGTCTGCATCCTGGCGTTGGATGAGTACGATGGGGAGATCCTCTACGGCCCGGAGATTATCAGCCGTGGGTTCGTCTACATGCGGGAGAACGAGGACCTGATCAAGCGGGCCCAGGAAGTGGTGCTCAAGGTCATCAAAAAACGGGCGCCCCAGCAGGTCTTGGAAGAGAAGATCAAAGAGGCCCTGGCCAACTTCACCTACCGGGAGATGGGCCGGCGCCCCATGGTCCTGCCGCTGGTCATGGAAGTCTAA
- a CDS encoding uracil-DNA glycosylase, translating into MHALEAEVRRCQRCRLARTRTHAVPGEGDYRAVVMFVGEGPGYEEDRQGRPFVGRSGQFLTETLARLGIRREEVYITNVVKCRPPENRDPQPDELEACADYLERQVALINPRIIVTLGRFSMRRWFPNGTITKIHGQVRNIGRGRVAMAMFHPAAALRNPRWREAFEKDMQKLPPLIERARKANAAARRGEALPAGVPHPGDPDYEPAGQAGHPAEMPTENDESASATSAQ; encoded by the coding sequence ATGCACGCGCTGGAGGCGGAAGTGCGGCGTTGCCAGCGCTGCCGCCTGGCCAGAACACGAACCCACGCCGTCCCGGGGGAAGGCGACTACCGTGCTGTGGTCATGTTTGTGGGCGAAGGACCTGGCTACGAGGAGGACCGGCAGGGGCGCCCGTTCGTGGGGCGCAGCGGTCAGTTTTTGACCGAAACTCTGGCCCGTTTGGGCATCCGACGGGAGGAAGTCTACATCACCAACGTGGTGAAGTGCCGCCCACCGGAGAACCGGGATCCCCAGCCGGATGAGCTGGAGGCGTGTGCCGATTACCTGGAACGACAGGTGGCGCTGATCAACCCTCGCATCATCGTCACCCTGGGGCGTTTCAGCATGCGGCGCTGGTTTCCCAATGGCACCATCACCAAGATCCACGGCCAGGTGCGCAACATTGGCCGGGGTCGGGTGGCCATGGCCATGTTTCACCCGGCGGCTGCTTTGCGCAACCCCCGCTGGCGGGAGGCGTTTGAGAAGGACATGCAGAAGCTGCCGCCGCTGATAGAGCGGGCCCGCAAGGCCAACGCCGCGGCCCGGCGAGGGGAAGCCCTGCCGGCCGGTGTGCCCCATCCGGGGGATCCGGACTATGAACCGGCCGGGCAGGCCGGGCATCCTGCAGAGATGCCGACGGAGAACGATGAGTCCGCGAGTGCCACGTCGGCCCAGTAG
- a CDS encoding AzlD domain-containing protein — translation MGSREWWLIGGMALVTFSARYVPLALAGRVTLPAVGLRLLRYIPPAVLAAIIAPGLVLQEDGGPDWSLHNSRLVAGLAAAVVAWRTRNLLLTLVVGMAFLWLWRL, via the coding sequence ATGGGCAGTCGTGAGTGGTGGCTGATCGGCGGGATGGCCCTGGTGACCTTCAGCGCCCGCTACGTGCCTCTGGCGCTGGCGGGCAGGGTGACGCTGCCGGCGGTCGGGCTGCGCCTGTTGCGCTACATTCCGCCGGCCGTGCTGGCGGCCATCATCGCGCCGGGGCTGGTTCTCCAGGAGGACGGCGGGCCGGACTGGAGCCTGCACAACAGCCGGCTGGTGGCCGGCCTGGCCGCGGCGGTGGTCGCCTGGCGCACCCGTAACCTGCTCCTGACCCTGGTGGTGGGCATGGCGTTCCTGTGGCTGTGGCGGCTGTAA